Proteins encoded within one genomic window of Oryza glaberrima chromosome 12, OglaRS2, whole genome shotgun sequence:
- the LOC127757883 gene encoding nuclear transcription factor Y subunit A-10-like, whose product MMSFNKSQEGFGQVAAVATLASNGGGSLPWLLYGEPLGQGKPAMSPEGVVPRAQTPLDPPQVPAMDRGVPEILYFSMVPGKGEKCSEHSTTIALQSPFAEYNGCFELGLGQSVVPSNYPYADQHYGLLSPYGVRPTPSGRILIPPNMPADAPIYVNAKQYSAIIRRRHARAKAERENRLVKARKPYLHESRHLHAMRRARGSGGRFLNTKKEANGKTTGGGRKVMDIIIPPLCPAASPSSEQCNPSSVSSLSGSEVSSIYEHEDMDHFHSFDHLRTHFFTPLPSLMDVEHGAGNPFKWTAASDGCCDLLKA is encoded by the exons ATGATGAGCTTCAACAAGAGCCAAGAAGGATTTGGGCAGGTTGCTGCTGTGGCCACCCTGGCCTCCAATGGAGGAGGCTCTCTACCATGGCTGCTGTACGGCGAGCCACTGGGGCAGGGGAAGCCGGCCATGTCGCCGGAGGGCGTGGTGCCGAGAGCACAGACTCCTCTGGATCCTCCTCAGGTTCCAGCCATGGACAGGGGTGTCCCTGAAATTCTGTACTTCTCCATGGTTCCAG GTAAAGGAGAAAAATGTTCTGAGCACTCAACTACTATTGCTCTGCAGTCACCATTTGCAGAATATAATGGCTGTTTTGAGCTGGGCCTTGGTCAATCTGTG GTTCCCTCTAATTATCCTTATGCTGACCAGCACTATGGCCTACTTTCTCCTTATGGAGTGAGACCAACG CCTAGCGGGCGAATTCTTATTCCACCAAATATGCCAGCTGATGCACCAATTTATGTGAATGCAAAACAGTATTCAGCCATCATTCGACGTCGCCATGCTCGTGCCAAGGCAGAGAGGGAGAATAGGCTGGTCAAAGCTAGAAAA CCATATCTTCACGAATCACGCCATCTTCATGCAATGCGTCGTGCAAGAGGCTCTGGCGGGCGCTTCCTCAACACGAAGAAAGAGGCCAATGGGAAAACCACTGGTGGAGGCAGGAAGGTGATGGACATCATCATCCCGCCTCTGTGCCCCGCCGCATCTCCCAGCTCGGAGCAGTGCAACCCAAGCAGCGTTTCCAGCCTGTCCGGGTCAGAGGTGTCGAGCATATATGAACACGAAGACATGGACCACTTCCATAGCTTTGATCATCTCCGGACACACTTTTTCACCCCGCTCCCGAGCCTCATGGACGTCGAGCACGGGGCTGGTAACCCCTTCAAGTGGACAGCAGCCTCTGATGGCTGCTGTGACCTCCTCAAAGCATGA
- the LOC127757230 gene encoding uncharacterized protein LOC127757230, producing the protein MGHDGFQTVASAMSQDSVDGPQVSGSSATSIGQPKSKRRTGDKARGEKKALKVKINLASPAKKIKKSIKKKGTKKKGTVAGRIGRKCTLSRDSKGRFLPRESKGGDIGGSATESEVDYDRFMNFQAPDFATILSILKGWKGMKQCNKIRRLKDPDFVPLMNVMSNTGYVTEDDGHYDVLKVLMHADGWSA; encoded by the exons ATGGGGCACGATGGATTTCAGACGGTTGCTTCAGCCATGTCTCAAG ATTCAGTTGATGGACCTCAAGTTTCTGGGAGCAGTGCCACGAGTATTGGTCAGCCCAAG AGTAAGCGCAGGACTGGTGACAAGGCAAGAGGGGAGAAGAAGGCACTCAAAGTTAAGATTAACCTTGCCAGCCCGGCGAAAAAAATTAAG AAATCTATCAAAAAGAAGGGCACCAAGAAAAAGGGCACTGTTGCTGGCAGGATAGGGAGAAAGTGCACTCTCTCAAGAGATTCAAAAGGACGATTTCTTCCAAGAGAGAGCAAGGGGGGAGACATCGGAGGAAGTGCTACGGAGAGTGAAGTTGATTATGACCGCTTCATGAACTTCCAGGCACCTGATTTCGCTACCATCTTAAGCATCTTGAAAGGTTGGAAAGGCATGAAGCAGTGTAACAAGATTAGGCGCCTCAAGGATCCTGACTTCGTCCCTCTCATGAACGTCATGAGCAACACCGGATATGTGACCGAGGATGATGGTCACTATGATGTGCTTAAAGTGTTGATGCATGCAGATGGTTGGTCTGCATAG
- the LOC127757941 gene encoding glycosyltransferase BC10-like: MALPHAASPYVLSLLLLLSIPAVFLLAPRLLPPKTLPSIPDADETDDLALFRRAVLLSAAPDSSSASAGAASLFGRRPQPKVAFLFLTNSDLVFSPLWEKYFAGNHHLLNLYIHADPSAAVDLPATASFRGHVIRGTKATARASATLISAARRLLATALLDDPSNHFFALLSQSCIPLHPFPTFYRTLLSDSDNNGGSPRRPRRRRSFIEILDNEPTLHDRYYARGDDVMLPEVPYDSFRVGSQFFVLVRRHAVMVVRDRRLWNKFKLPCLTKRKDSCYPEEHYFPTLLDMQDPQGCTKFTLTRVNWTDSVDGHPHTYRPDEVSGELIRELRKSNGTHSYMFARKFAPDCLKPLMEIADSVILRD, from the coding sequence ATGGCGCTGCcgcacgccgcctcgccgtacgtgctgtcgctgctgctgctgctctccatCCCGGCGGTGTtcctcctcgcgccgcgcctcctcccgcccAAGACGCTCCCCTCCATCCCCGACGCCGACGAGACCGACGACCTCGCCCTcttccgccgcgccgtcctcctctccgccgccccggactcctcctccgcctccgccggcgccgcctccctcttcgggcggcggccgcagccCAAGGTGGCGTTCCTCTTCCTGACCAACTCCGACCTCGTCTTCTCCCCGCTCTGGGAGAAGTACTTCGCCGGGAACCACCACCTCCTCAACCTCTACATCCACGCCGaccccagcgccgccgtcgacctccccgccaccgcctccttccGCGGCCACGTCATCCGCGGCACcaaggcgacggcgcgcgcctCGGCCACGCTCatctccgccgcgcgccgcctcctcgccaccgccctcctcgaCGACCCATCCAACCACTTCTTCGCCCTCCTCTCCCAGTCCTGCATCCCCCTCCACCCTTTCCCCACCTTCTACCGCACCCTCCTCTCCGACAGCGATAACAATGgcggctcgcctcgccgcccccgccgccgccgcagcttcaTCGAGATCCTCGACAACGAGCCGACGCTCCACGACCGCTACTACGCCCGCGGCGACGACGTGATGCTACCCGAGGTGCCCTACGACAGCTTCCGCGTCGGCTCGCAGTTCTTCGTGCTcgtgcgccgccacgccgtcatGGTGGTGAGGGATCGGAGGCTGTGGAACAAGTTCAAGCTGCCATGCCTGACCAAGAGGAAAGACTCGTGCTACCCGGAGGAGCACTACTTCCCGACGCTGCTCGACATGCAGGATCCGCAGGGATGCACCAAGTTCACGCTCACCAGGGTCAATTGGACCGACTCCGTCGACGGCCACCCGCACACCTACCGCCCCGACGAGGTCTCCGGCGAGCTCATCAGGGAGCTCAGGAAGTCCAATGGGACTCACTCCTACATGTTCGCGCGCAAATTCGCGCCCGATTGCCTCAAGCCGCTGATGGAGATCGCCGACTCCGTCATCCTGCGAGACTAG